A window of Puntigrus tetrazona isolate hp1 chromosome 11, ASM1883169v1, whole genome shotgun sequence contains these coding sequences:
- the snai1a gene encoding snail family zinc finger 1a produces MPRSFLVKKYFTSKRPNYSELECQNDTLPDTYPLAELPAVTSDFPVTCLTTGLVWDVSLLPSLHDPTSPSTLSTSQGPLDLSSPSSVSCSSSGEEDEGRTSDPPSPDSSDTYHPQQTSRPRRNGKNRAGQREDKSEAAVPATRPAFFCKHCPKEYNSLGALKMHIRSHTLPCVCPTCGKAFSRPWLLRGHIRTHTGERPFSCTHCNRAFADRSNLRAHLQTHADVKKYQCSTCSRTFSRMSLLQKHSAAGCCPSTA; encoded by the exons ATGCCTCGATCTTTCCTGGTAAAAAAGTATTTCACCAGCAAGAGGCCAAACTACAGTGAGTTGGAATGTCAGAACG ATACCCTGCCAGACACGTACCCACTAGCAGAACTTCCAGCAGTCACCAGCGACTTCCCAGTGACTTGCTTGACCACTGGACTGGTTTGGGATGTCAGCTTGCTACCCTCCCTACACGATCCCACATCCCCATCCACCCTTTCCACTAGCCAGGGCCCTCTGGACCTCAGCTCCCCGTCCAGCGTCAGCTGCAGCAGCAGCGGGGAGGAAGACGAGGGGCGCACCTCAGACCCACCGAGCCCAGATTCCTCCGACACCTACCACCCCCAACAGACCAGCAGGCCGAGGCGCAACGGCAAGAACAGAGCAGGACAGAGAGAGGACAAGAGCGAGGCCGCCGTCCCAGCCACTCGACCAGCCTTCTTCTGCAAGCACTGTCCCAAAGAATACAACAGCCTTGGTGCCTTGAAGATGCACATCCGCTCACATACACTACCGTGTGTCTGTCCCACCTGTGGAAAGGCGTTTTCACGACCCTGGCTGTTAAGAGGACACATTCGCACACATACAG gcGAACGTCCGTTCTCCTGCACACACTGTAACCGTGCCTTCGCAGACCGCTCTAACCTGCGGGCGCACCTCCAGACCCACGCAGATGTGAAGAAATACCAGTGCAGCACCTGTTCTCGCACCTTCAGCCGCATGTCCTTGCTGCAGAAACACAGCGCGGCCGGCTGCTGTCCCTCCACGGCCTGA
- the tp53inp2 gene encoding tumor protein p53-inducible nuclear protein 2 → MFQRLTNLFFGRVSETTEEPNVPKPGSPEVDEEGWLLVNAADGEASPEPNDVHLKLIGNLSSTEKCAASLVSETSMVEPEVPVARSSSRVSQRVVSQAGALVKVSQVGRIQRAQARSSRHNLSRNCIQRQNHIRQRLPQHCSRIHRVILNQPSRRNFSH, encoded by the exons ATGTTTCAACGGCTCACAAACCTGTTCTTTGGAAGAGTGAGTGAAACAACTGAGGAACCAAATGTACCAAAACCAGGGTCACCAGAAGTGGATGAGGAGGGTTGGCTCCTGGTCAATGCAGCTG ATGGAGAGGCATCCCCTGAACCCAATGATGTTCATTTGAAGTTAATAGGAAACCTGTCCAGCACTGAGAAATGTGCTGCCAGCTTGGTCAGTGAGACAAG CATGGTCGAACCAGAAGTCCCTGTTGCCCGAAGCAGTAGTCGAGTATCTCAGCGAGTGGTCTCTCAGGCCGGGGCTCTGGTCAAAGTGTCGCAGGTGGGCCGGATACAGCGGGCTCAGGCACGGTCCAGCCGCCACAATCTCAGCCGCAACTGCATTCAGAGGCAGAACCACATTCGTCAGCGTCTTCCTCAACACTGCTCACGCATACATCGCGTGATCCTCAATCAGCCTAGTCGTCGCAACTTTAGTCACTAA
- the cyldb gene encoding ubiquitin carboxyl-terminal hydrolase CYLD, giving the protein MELDKESYFIVVRRNKKGLSRGSIGRADAETEAGDLVGMVYGGGGSAKSSGTVKKQDTYPLTRHQAQLLLFVSPASRRLELLCNVQLFSAICALSQEDLVVVKHKKDFQPCLVKNLIQIGKKDKPGVLQMLGFELDLVDTEHDILSKTSVPLPFFSAADIVQVAPSHLNTRQPLRDGIDLGLKRKAVSRINSMPALNSLNAKKGSILLNTDMSNSIQAWSHSSLEVGSMAEVMSLNGLTVYGVVRWIGVPEGKKNCWAGLELDNEAMTCSDGTFGAKRYFTCEGHKALFVPLTNCKPDSRFQFIPNEITKPLEPPSVTLLEDLNEDVPPVAERDVLSHLTGRMRGIQGHFNSCYLDATLFSLFTSSIAFNRVFSRSADSEKGISHILRRDIVNRLRRTGFVPAESVMKFRKQLGCKSFATEEKDPEEFITLLLKNVLHMEPLLKIRSCGDLAQGAFTHQIIVEKNQVQAVPSVQQLLEMSFLSSDLKFEEIPSCLIVQMPRFGKKFKMFPKIIPSTELDITDILHCSPRECFLCGRLAEYECVQCLMDRKLQPGKMKQYCSTCNTQVHIHPSRKGHTPQKLTVPDHLPEDAPLQRHQMQLFAVLCINTSHYVSFVKYGPNPRSWIFFDSMADRCGDDNNGYNVPVIRSCPEVGDFLSQSEEKMSTADVNQSSEMVRRLLCDSYMCLYQRTE; this is encoded by the exons ATGGAGCTAGACAAGGAGAGCTACTTTATAGTAGTGAGGAGAAACAAGAAGGGTTTGTCTCGCGGCTCAATTGGGCGCGCGGATGCAGAGACAGAAGCAGGAGATCTCGTAGGAATGGTTTATGGAGGAGGTGGCAGTGCCAAGAGCAGCGGCACGGTCAAGAAACAGGACACATACCCACTCACACGCCACCAAGCTCAGCTGCTTCTGTTCGTTTCACCTGCCAGCAGGCGACTGGAGCTCCTGTGCAACGTCCAGCTCTTCAGTGCAATCTGCGCTCTTTCTCAGGAAGATCTTGTGGTGGTAAAACACAAGAAGGACTTTCAACCATGCCTGGTCAAAAATCTCATTCAAATCGGCAAGAAAGACAAACCAGGAGTCTTGCAGATGCTGGGATTTGAGCTGGACTTAGTG GACACTGAGCATGATATTTTGTCAAAGACCAGCGTCCCGCTTCCCTTCTTCAGTGCAGCTGATATCGTCCAGGTGGCTCCGTCGCACTTAAACACCAGACAACCACTAAGAGACGGCATTGATTTAG GGTTGAAAAGGAAAGCGGTGTCTCGCATCAATTCCATGCCAGCTCTCAACTCACtcaatgcaaaaaaaggaaGTATCTTATTAAACACAGACATGTCCAACTCGATTCAGGCCTGGTCCCATTCTTCTCTGGAGGTGGGGTCTATGGCAGAGGTCATGTCTTTGAACGGACTGACTGTGTATGGAGTGGTCAGATGGATCGGCGTtccagaaggaaagaaaaattgCTGGGCAGGACTTGAGCTA GACAATGAGGCGATGACTTGTTCGGATGGGACATTTGGTGCAAAGAGGTATTTTACCTGTGAAGGCCACAAAGCCTTGTTTGTGCCGCTGACCAACTGCAAACCAGACAGCAGATTTCAGTTCATCCCGAACGAGATCACGAAACCACTCGAACCTCCCTCAG TGACTCTCCTGGAAGACTTAAATGAAGATGTCCCCCCTGTTGCTGAGCGAGACGTTTTGTCCCATCTGACTGGCAGAATGAGGGGAATCCAAGGTCACTTCAACTCCTGCTATCTAGATGCCACTCTCTTTAG TCTCTTCACGTCATCCATAGCTTTCAACAGAGTGTTCAGCAGATCGGCTGATAGCGAGAAAGgcatttcacatattttaaGACGGGACATCGTGAACCGTTTACGCAG AACAGGCTTTGTTCCAGCGGAGAGTGTGATGAAATTTCGTAAACAACTGGGCTGCAAATCTTTTGCTACAGAGGAGAAAG ATCCAGAGGAGTTCATCACCTTATTGCTAAAGAATGTTTTGCATATGGAGCCATTGCTCAAAATCAG gtcatgTGGAGACTTGGCACAGGGTGCCTTTACACATCAGATCATTGTGGAGAAAAATCAGGTTCAAGCTGTGCCTTCAGTTCAACAGCTGCTTGAGATGTCCTTTCTGTCAAGCGATCTGAAGTTTGAAGAG ATTCCATCTTGCCTTATAGTTCAGATGCCACGGTTTGGAAAGAAATTCAAGATGTTCCCTAAAATCATTCCCTCAACAGAGCTGGACATCACAGACATCTTGCATTGTT CACCCCGGGAATGTTTTCTGTGTGGTCGCCTGGCTGAATATGAGTGTGTCCAGTGCCTGATGGACCGCAAGCTCCAACCAGGCAAAATGAAGCAGTATTGCTCCACCTGCAACACACAG GTTCACATTCACCCCTCTCGAAAGGGACACACTCCTCAAAAACTCACAGTTCCAGATCACCTCCCAGAAGATGCACCTTTACAGAGGCACCAGATGCAACTGTTCGCAGTCCTCTGTATAAACACCAGCCATTATGTATCTTTTGTCAAATATGGGCCTAATCCACGGTCCTGGATCTTCTTTGACAGCATGGCTGACCGATGTG GTGACGATAACAATGGCTACAACGTTCCCGTGATCAGGTCCTGTCCTGAGGTTGGAGACTTTCTTTCACAGTCTGAAGAGAAGATGTCCACAGCAGATGTGAATCAGAGCAGCGAGATGGTGCGCAGACTGCTGTGTGATTCATACATGTGTCTTTATCAGAGAACAGAGTGA